Genomic DNA from Taurinivorans muris:
GAACGCGGCTTAGGAAAGATAATTTGAAAGGCAGGACAATCACCGTAAAAGTGAAATTCGCCGATTTTAAACAAATTACCAGACAATTGACACTTGAAAAAAGAACCAATGCGACAGATACCATTTTTGAAAACGCCTGCATATTGCTTGATGAATTGCCCTTGGCAAAGGCTGTCCGGCTTATCGGAATCGGCGTATCCTGTTTTGGTGACGATAAGGAAAATAAACAGCTTTCACTCTTGACATTTGCCGATAAGCAAGAAGAACAAAGGGAAAATTTGGAAATCAGGCGCAACCATTTGGACGCAACCCTTGACACGCTGCGGGAACGTTACGGAAAAAGCGCTGTCATGCGCGGAAAATTATTCACCAAAACCGAATAAGGATTGTTAACCGTTGTTTCAAGCTAAAATCGTATGCCATTTTTAAAACATGCCGAATGAAGCTGTATTAAATTAAAATACCGCCGGCAAGCAAAAAACCGCTCTCATCATAAACGGCAAGCACCTGTCCGGAAGCATAAATTTGCTTTTCTTCTGTAAATTCAACAAAAAGACGTGTTTTTTCATCTTGCAGAATATGGATGTTATCAATAATCGCCCTGGTATTTTCCGGGTTTTGAATTGAAATTTCAAGTTTTTCTTTAATGTTTTGCAAATAAACTTTGCAAGCGCTTTGTTTTTCCCGAAAGCGTGTTCGCGCATAGAGTTGTCCGCTCCATAAATACGGCGGAACAAGAAAATTAATGTTGTTCGCGGCTGCGAATTTCGTTTGCACGGCTTCTTTGTTTCCGACATAAAGAATATTGGTCCGCATATCGCGTTTTATGACATAAAGAGGTTCCGACCATGCAATGCCAAGCCCTTTTCTTTGTCCTTCCGTATACGCCCAAAGCCCTTTGTGCCGGGCGATTTTCATTGTTTCTTTCGTTTTTTCGTCAAGATAGAAAATGTCACCGGAACCTTGTGTGTCAAAGCCGAATTTTTGCCCGCAGGCTGTCAGAAAGCTTCGGTAATCATCATGGGGAACAAAGCATACTTCCTGGCTTTCTTTCGGACAGGGAACGGCAATTTTTTTTTCAAGAATTTCTTTTTTTATGTCTTCTTTGATTTTGTCGGCTAAAGGAAAAAGGGCGAAACGTAAATTTTCTATCGGTGTCAGAGCCAAGAAATAGCTTTGGTCTTTTTTTTCGTCATCGGCGCACCGAATGCAGTATCCGTAATCTTGCGTTAAAGAATTTTCAAAAAGGGAAAGTTTGGCATAATGCCCCGTGGCGAGCTTTTCCGCTCCCAATTCCTTCGCTTTTTTCAGCAATTCACCGAATTTCATGCTTTTATTGCAGAAAGCGCAGGGGTTTGGCGTTCTGGCATTTTTATAGTAATCAAAAAAAGGGAATATGACTTCCTTATTGAATGCTTTTTTTAAATCAATGCAATGGAAAGGAATATTTAAAATTTCGCAGGCTTCGCGCAATTGCGGGACAACATCATATTCGGTTTCAATAAAACGTGCGTGCAGAGCAAAAACATCATGACCTTGTTCCTGCAATTTGATAAGGGCATAAAGACTGTCTATGCCGCCGCTGACCGCAACTGCTGTTTTCATATTCCGAATATAGCTTATTTTGTTTTATTCCGCAAGAAATAAAGAATTATATCAAAAAAAATTGATATATTTAACTTGACTGTATAAGGATATTTGAATATAAACAATCAACACTTTTGCTTTATAAAAAGGGTTGGTATGAAAAGTAATGATATTTTGAAAAATATCAAAGCATTAGCCGATGACACAAGACTGCGTTTGGCTTATATCCTATGGCACTACGAGTTGTCCGTCAATGAGCTTGTCGGTCTTTTGAACATGGGACAGTCGCGTGTTTCACGCCATTTAAAAATTTTGTCCGATGCAGGATTGCTGCAAGCCAGACGCGACGGCTTATGGGTTTTTTATAAAGCGGTTGAAGAAGGGGAAAACAAGGAGTTTCTTTCTTCGATTTTTTCATACCTTTCCAAAGATATACAAAATGATTTGGATGTCGCTTCCCGTATCATCGAGGAACGCGCCATAAAAACAAGGCAATTTTTCAATAGTATCGCGGATGATTGGGATGAATTGAACAAAGAGGTGCTGGGTGCGTTTTCTCTGCCTTTGGAAGTGCAGAAATCTGTTCCTGCCGATTGTGACATTGCGGTTGATTTGGGCTGCGGAACAGGAGAGGTTCTTGACAAGCTACTTGAAGCAAGCGGAAGCGTTATCGGGGTTGACGGTTCGCAAAAAATGCTTGATTTGGCAAGAAGACGTTTTACGGACAATATCGCGAAGCTTTCCCGCTTATCTTTGAGAATCGGAGAACTTGATCACTTGCCTTTGCGTGATAACGAAGCGAGTTTCGCTTGTATCAATCTGGTGTTGCATCATTTGTCGGAACCTAAAATCGCACTTTCGGAAATCGAGCGCGTGCTCGCTCCCAAAGGGATTTTGTTCATCAGTGATTTTTTGCAGCACAAGGAAGAAAAAATGCGCAGCAATTACGGGGACAGATGGCTCGGATTTTCCAAGGAAAGTTTGGAAAATTACATGCAGGAACTGGGTTTTAAAATTATTCAATATGAAACACAAAAAGTGAAAATGGGTTTACAGTTACATTTACTCATTGCACAAAAATCATAGGAGAAAAAAAATGGCGGCAAAAGAATTGGATTATAATTTGGCTTATAAAGTTGCTGATATGAGCCTTGCTGAATTTGGAAAAAAAGAAATGCAGTTGTCAGAAAGGGAAATGCCCGGGCTTATGGAACTCATTTCCCGTTACGGCAAGGAAAAACCTTTGAAAGGTTTTAAAATCACAGGTTCTTTGCATATGACAATCCAAACTGCTATGCTTATCAAAACCTTATATGAACTGGGTGCCGATATCCGCTGGGCTTCCTGCAACATTTTTTCGACCCAAGACCATGCGGCGGCTGCCATTGCCGAACAAGGCTATGCAAAAGTTTTCGCTTGGAAAGGCGAAACATTGGAAGAGTATTGGTGGTGTACAGAAATGGCTTTGACATGGCCTGACGGTTCCGGTCCCAATCTCATCGTCGATGACGGCGGCGACGCCACGCTTCTTATCCATTACGGCATTCAAGCGGAAAACGACCCAAGTTTCTTGGATAAGAAATGCGGCAGCAAGGAAGAAGAATGCATTATGGAACGCTTGAAACTCGCCTATAAGAACGATACCAAACGCTGGCATAAAATTGTTCCCGCTATCCGCGGCGTTTCCGAAGAAACCACAACGGGCGTGCACCGTTTATATCAAATGGAAAAAGAAGGAAAACTCTTATTCCCGGCAATCAACGTGAATGATGCCGTAACCAAATCAAAATTCGATAACCTTTACGGCTGCCGTGAATCTTTGGCGGACGGTATCAAACGCGCTACCGACATCATGATGGCGGGTAAAGTTGTCTGCGTTTGTGGTTACGGAGATGTGGGCAAAGGCTGTGCGCAGTCCATGCGCGGGCTTGGCGCGAGAGTTCTGGTAACTGAAATTGATCCTATTTGCGCATTGCAGGCGGCAATGGAAGGGTATGAAGTCGTAACCGTTGAGGACGCTCTTCCGCTTGCCGATATTTTTGTTACAGCCACAGGCAATTACCATGTCATTACCGGTGAACACATGAGCAACATGAAAGACGAAGCCATTGTTTGCAATATCGGACACTTTGACAATGAAATCGATATGGCATGGCTTGAAAGCAAATCAAACAGCAAAAAAATGCAAATCAAGCCTCAAGTGGATAAATGGACTTTGCCCGGCGGAAAATCAATCATCATTCTTGCTGAAGGCAGACTTGTGAACTTAGGCTGTGCAACAGGCCACCCAAGTTTTGTCATGTCCAACTCCTTCACCAACCAGGTGGTCGCCCAACTTGAGCTTGCAAGCAAAAAGCTTGAAACAAAAGTGTATACTTTGCCTAAAAAGCTTGACGAGGAAGTCGCAAGACTGCACCTTGCCCGTCTTGGAGTGAAACTGACCACATTAAGACAGGACCAAGCGGATTATATCGGTGTCGCTGTTGACGGACCATATAAACCCGATCATTACAGATATTAATGGAAAGGCTTCTTCGGAAGCCTTTTTTTATAAAAAAACGAAATTCTTTTTTTATAAAAAATAGCAAAAAAAAAACTTGACGGTGCAAAGTATTTTTATTATAAGTGGCTATCAATTGTTAATATAGGCGTGTGGCTCAGGGGTAGAGCACTTCCTTGACACGGAAGGGGTCAGCAGTTCAAGTCTGCTCATGCCTACCATATAAATGAGAAAAGGGGGCTAGACCTCCTTTTCTTATATCAGTTTTTTGCAGTGGAGTTTGGTATGAAAATCGCGCTTGATGAAAAAGAGATTGAAGTCGGAGAAAATGCCCTTATTTTTGATGTGCTGAAGGAAAATCTTTCCGGAAAAAAATTTAAAACCTGCATAGCCGCCAAAATCAACGGCGAAACATTGCTTGACTTATCTCAGACGGTACCAGCCCACACAACAGCCATAACCCCCGTAACCGCCGACAGTGAAGAAGGATTGCAGATTTTACGCCATTCGGTTTCCCATATCATGGCGCAAGCCGTGCAAAAACTTTTTCCCAACACAAAGGTA
This window encodes:
- the ahcY gene encoding adenosylhomocysteinase, encoding MAAKELDYNLAYKVADMSLAEFGKKEMQLSEREMPGLMELISRYGKEKPLKGFKITGSLHMTIQTAMLIKTLYELGADIRWASCNIFSTQDHAAAAIAEQGYAKVFAWKGETLEEYWWCTEMALTWPDGSGPNLIVDDGGDATLLIHYGIQAENDPSFLDKKCGSKEEECIMERLKLAYKNDTKRWHKIVPAIRGVSEETTTGVHRLYQMEKEGKLLFPAINVNDAVTKSKFDNLYGCRESLADGIKRATDIMMAGKVVCVCGYGDVGKGCAQSMRGLGARVLVTEIDPICALQAAMEGYEVVTVEDALPLADIFVTATGNYHVITGEHMSNMKDEAIVCNIGHFDNEIDMAWLESKSNSKKMQIKPQVDKWTLPGGKSIIILAEGRLVNLGCATGHPSFVMSNSFTNQVVAQLELASKKLETKVYTLPKKLDEEVARLHLARLGVKLTTLRQDQADYIGVAVDGPYKPDHYRY
- a CDS encoding ArsR/SmtB family transcription factor translates to MKSNDILKNIKALADDTRLRLAYILWHYELSVNELVGLLNMGQSRVSRHLKILSDAGLLQARRDGLWVFYKAVEEGENKEFLSSIFSYLSKDIQNDLDVASRIIEERAIKTRQFFNSIADDWDELNKEVLGAFSLPLEVQKSVPADCDIAVDLGCGTGEVLDKLLEASGSVIGVDGSQKMLDLARRRFTDNIAKLSRLSLRIGELDHLPLRDNEASFACINLVLHHLSEPKIALSEIERVLAPKGILFISDFLQHKEEKMRSNYGDRWLGFSKESLENYMQELGFKIIQYETQKVKMGLQLHLLIAQKS
- a CDS encoding tRNA-specific 2-thiouridylase, with translation MKTAVAVSGGIDSLYALIKLQEQGHDVFALHARFIETEYDVVPQLREACEILNIPFHCIDLKKAFNKEVIFPFFDYYKNARTPNPCAFCNKSMKFGELLKKAKELGAEKLATGHYAKLSLFENSLTQDYGYCIRCADDEKKDQSYFLALTPIENLRFALFPLADKIKEDIKKEILEKKIAVPCPKESQEVCFVPHDDYRSFLTACGQKFGFDTQGSGDIFYLDEKTKETMKIARHKGLWAYTEGQRKGLGIAWSEPLYVIKRDMRTNILYVGNKEAVQTKFAAANNINFLVPPYLWSGQLYARTRFREKQSACKVYLQNIKEKLEISIQNPENTRAIIDNIHILQDEKTRLFVEFTEEKQIYASGQVLAVYDESGFLLAGGILI